One Niabella beijingensis DNA window includes the following coding sequences:
- the traJ gene encoding conjugative transposon protein TraJ, whose product MEWDNLHELLRSLYDEMIPLSADMAAVAKGIAGLGALFYVALKVWQALSRAEPIDVFPLLRPFAIGLCIMFFPTMVLGTINAVMSPVVKGTHAMLDNQVLDLHKLQEQKDLLEKEAMLRNPETAYLVSDEEFDKKLDELGWSPSDLVTMTGMYMERGMYDLKKSIRDWFRELLEMLFQAAALVIDTIRTFFLIVLSILGPIAFAISVWDGFQSTLTQWLTRYISVYLWLPISDMFSSMLAKIQSLILERDISMLADPNYVPDTSNTVYVIFMLIGIVGYFTIPTVAGWVIQAGGAGNFMRNVNQTAAKTGNIAGAGTGAVTGNIGGRLLNK is encoded by the coding sequence ATGGAATGGGATAATCTTCATGAACTCCTACGCTCACTGTATGATGAGATGATACCGTTGTCGGCAGATATGGCGGCAGTAGCAAAGGGCATTGCAGGGTTGGGCGCACTGTTTTACGTGGCGTTGAAAGTATGGCAGGCATTGAGCCGGGCGGAGCCGATAGACGTGTTCCCGCTTCTACGCCCTTTCGCTATCGGGCTGTGCATTATGTTTTTTCCAACAATGGTATTGGGTACTATCAATGCGGTAATGTCGCCCGTAGTGAAAGGCACGCACGCCATGCTCGATAATCAGGTGCTTGACCTGCACAAGCTGCAAGAGCAGAAAGACCTTTTGGAAAAGGAGGCAATGCTCCGCAATCCTGAAACAGCTTACCTCGTCAGCGATGAGGAATTTGATAAGAAACTGGACGAATTGGGATGGTCGCCGTCCGACCTGGTTACAATGACGGGCATGTACATGGAAAGGGGGATGTACGATTTAAAGAAAAGCATCCGTGATTGGTTTCGTGAACTGCTGGAAATGCTTTTTCAGGCGGCGGCACTGGTCATAGATACCATACGAACGTTTTTCCTGATTGTGCTGTCCATACTCGGACCAATAGCATTTGCTATTTCCGTGTGGGACGGCTTTCAATCCACCTTAACCCAATGGCTAACCCGGTATATCAGCGTGTATTTATGGCTGCCTATATCGGATATGTTCAGCTCCATGCTGGCAAAAATACAGTCGTTGATACTGGAACGGGATATTTCCATGCTGGCAGACCCTAACTACGTTCCCGATACCTCGAACACGGTGTATGTCATATTCATGCTGATTGGCATTGTGGGCTACTTCACCATACCAACGGTGGCGGGTTGGGTTATACAAGCTGGTGGCGCAGGAAACTTCATGCGCAACGTCAATCAGACCGCAGCAAAAACAGGCAACATCGCAGGAGCCGGAACCGGAGCCGTTACGGGCAACATAGGCGGCAGACTATTGAACAAATAA
- the traK gene encoding conjugative transposon protein TraK, which translates to MEFKTLRNIENSFKQIRLYAIVFAVLCISVVGYAVWQSYHFAELQRQKIYVLDNGKSLMLALSQDASINRPVEAREHVRRFHELFFTLAPDKNAIESNMKRAFNLADKSAFDYYKDLSEKGYYNRIISGNVQQRIEVDSVVCNFDTYPYAVRTYAKQFIIRSSNVTRRSLITSCYLVNSVRSDNNPQGFNIEKFAVLENKDVEVIER; encoded by the coding sequence ATGGAATTTAAAACACTAAGAAATATAGAGAACAGCTTTAAGCAAATACGGTTATATGCCATTGTATTTGCTGTACTCTGCATCAGTGTGGTAGGATATGCCGTATGGCAGTCCTACCACTTTGCGGAGTTGCAACGGCAAAAAATTTACGTGCTGGATAATGGTAAATCGCTGATGCTGGCATTATCGCAGGATGCAAGCATTAACCGACCTGTTGAGGCAAGGGAACACGTAAGACGTTTCCATGAATTGTTTTTTACGCTTGCCCCGGATAAGAACGCTATTGAAAGCAATATGAAGCGGGCTTTTAATCTTGCTGATAAATCAGCTTTCGATTACTACAAAGACCTTTCGGAAAAAGGTTATTACAACCGTATCATTTCGGGCAACGTGCAGCAACGCATTGAAGTGGACAGCGTGGTTTGCAATTTCGATACCTATCCTTATGCCGTAAGAACTTATGCCAAACAATTTATCATCCGTTCCAGCAATGTTACAAGGCGCAGCCTTATAACCTCCTGCTACCTCGTGAACTCCGTCCGTTCGGACAACAACCCGCAGGGCTTCAATATCGAAAAGTTTGCTGTGTTGGAGAACAAAGACGTGGAGGTAATAGAACGATAA
- a CDS encoding conjugal transfer protein TraO: protein MRKYIFAVMLLIAGVTAVQAQRMMPKQKGLEINAGLLTKEVSENYYLNVMLTVNGKNGNYWLWGAEYTHQVSDYRDLRIPLEAYTGEVGYSLQLLGNARKSITLNAGVTAVAGYETINRSKATLYDGSTILNKDNFIYGVGGRLSFETYLSDRFVLLLQGRTKVVWGTDLKQFRPSAGVGLRFNF, encoded by the coding sequence ATGAGGAAATACATTTTTGCCGTAATGCTTCTAATAGCAGGTGTTACGGCGGTACAGGCACAACGGATGATGCCCAAACAAAAAGGGCTGGAAATAAATGCGGGCTTGCTGACCAAAGAAGTGAGCGAAAACTACTACCTGAATGTAATGCTTACCGTAAATGGTAAGAACGGCAATTACTGGCTATGGGGTGCGGAGTACACGCACCAGGTTTCCGATTACAGGGATTTGCGGATACCGCTCGAAGCCTATACGGGCGAAGTCGGTTACAGCCTCCAGTTGTTAGGCAATGCAAGAAAGAGCATCACCCTGAATGCCGGAGTAACCGCCGTTGCTGGTTACGAAACCATCAACCGGAGCAAGGCAACGCTGTATGACGGTTCTACCATACTTAATAAAGACAATTTCATTTACGGAGTCGGTGGGCGGCTATCTTTTGAAACGTATTTATCCGACCGTTTTGTATTGCTCCTGCAAGGGCGTACCAAAGTGGTATGGGGTACGGATTTAAAACAGTTCCGTCCATCGGCAGGCGTGGGATTAAGGTTTAACTTCTAA
- a CDS encoding response regulator — translation MSDNKNIIRIALIDDHDLLRQGILQLLGGVGFETVFEAENGQSAMQKIAACETLPDLCIVDVNMPVMDGFETTKTLLGRYPQLRILAFSVNDNEKDVLKMLECGANGYILKGADPAELKKAIEIIYDGGCYFSAGVSEIARGYFEQQLQS, via the coding sequence ATGAGTGATAATAAAAACATAATCAGGATAGCACTCATAGACGACCACGACCTGCTAAGGCAGGGCATCTTACAACTTCTCGGAGGGGTCGGTTTTGAAACCGTATTTGAAGCTGAAAACGGGCAATCAGCTATGCAGAAAATAGCAGCCTGTGAAACCTTGCCCGACCTGTGTATCGTGGATGTCAATATGCCTGTAATGGATGGTTTTGAAACAACCAAAACACTGCTCGGCAGATACCCACAATTACGAATACTGGCATTTAGTGTAAACGACAATGAAAAGGACGTGCTGAAAATGCTCGAATGTGGGGCAAACGGCTATATCCTGAAAGGAGCCGACCCTGCGGAGCTAAAAAAAGCCATTGAGATTATCTATGATGGTGGCTGTTATTTCAGTGCCGGAGTTTCAGAAATAGCAAGAGGCTATTTTGAGCAACAATTACAATCTTAG
- the traN gene encoding conjugative transposon protein TraN, whose translation MKSIFKSILVLTLIMGYHIHSFAQQATNTGKLSMGKVEPYEMQVTYNKTSHLIFPAAIRYVDLGSEYLIAGKAEDAENVLRIKAAVKDFTEETNFSVITNDGRFYNFNVFYSPNPTSLNYDLLTMQKASDRENGNDVLFEELGNNSPSLAGLLMETIYKKNKRIVKHIGSKSYGIQFLLKGIYVHNGKFYFHTELRNKSNVPFKIDFVNFKVVDKKVAKRTVVQENPLTPLRMYKPLDEIAGNTVEQNVFLLDQFTIADDKVLIIEIFEKNGGRQQTLQVENSDLVHARQINDMHLKIN comes from the coding sequence ATGAAATCAATATTTAAAAGCATACTGGTATTAACCCTGATAATGGGTTATCATATCCATTCCTTTGCTCAACAGGCAACGAATACGGGCAAGTTAAGCATGGGCAAAGTAGAGCCTTACGAAATGCAGGTAACGTATAATAAGACCTCGCACCTGATATTCCCGGCAGCCATCCGTTACGTGGATTTAGGCAGTGAGTACCTGATTGCAGGCAAGGCAGAAGATGCAGAAAACGTACTTCGTATAAAGGCTGCCGTAAAGGATTTTACGGAAGAAACCAACTTTTCCGTAATCACGAATGACGGCAGGTTTTACAATTTCAATGTGTTTTACAGCCCTAACCCCACCTCGCTGAATTATGATTTGCTTACCATGCAAAAAGCATCTGACAGGGAAAACGGGAACGATGTATTGTTTGAGGAATTGGGCAACAATTCGCCATCACTGGCAGGGCTGCTCATGGAAACCATTTACAAAAAGAACAAAAGAATTGTAAAGCATATCGGTTCCAAAAGCTACGGCATACAGTTTTTGCTAAAGGGCATCTATGTACACAACGGCAAATTTTATTTCCATACGGAGTTGAGAAATAAAAGCAATGTTCCATTCAAAATAGACTTTGTGAATTTCAAGGTGGTAGATAAAAAAGTAGCAAAACGTACCGTAGTGCAGGAAAATCCTTTAACCCCTTTGCGTATGTATAAGCCACTGGATGAAATAGCAGGCAATACCGTTGAGCAAAATGTGTTCCTGCTCGACCAGTTTACTATCGCCGATGACAAGGTACTGATTATTGAAATTTTTGAAAAGAACGGCGGCAGGCAGCAAACGCTTCAGGTGGAAAACTCGGACTTGGTACACGCAAGGCAAATAAACGATATGCACCTGAAGATTAATTAA
- a CDS encoding nitrogen regulatory IIA protein, which translates to MKNLKTIINRWLDRFNGQWRTLPLKKQQRYMLLLFAGYALLSVVVLLKVCYDVGNSGNGIKIEHIENPVIQQKKSPVTPQDSIRTILKRKMYER; encoded by the coding sequence ATGAAAAATTTAAAAACAATCATTAATCGGTGGCTGGATAGGTTCAATGGACAGTGGCGGACGTTGCCGCTTAAAAAGCAGCAACGCTATATGCTGTTGCTCTTTGCAGGCTATGCGCTGTTGTCCGTTGTCGTCCTGCTGAAAGTATGCTATGATGTTGGTAACTCCGGTAACGGAATAAAGATAGAGCATATTGAAAACCCGGTTATCCAGCAAAAAAAGTCCCCGGTTACACCGCAGGACAGTATAAGAACAATTTTAAAACGTAAAATGTATGAAAGATAA
- a CDS encoding DUF3872 domain-containing protein yields MKRLLNKSKFLWMLVAVMTSAIMLSSCNKDELDIQQNYPFEVKVMPVPKGITNGQTVEIRITIQRSGDFKDANYFICYFQYDGQGTLRYYNDAPYMPNDLYPLPQTQFRLYYTSQSTVSQSFDIWISDNFGNEQQVSFEFNSSD; encoded by the coding sequence ATGAAACGATTATTGAATAAAAGCAAATTTTTATGGATGCTTGTTGCGGTCATGACAAGTGCCATCATGCTATCTTCCTGCAATAAGGACGAACTGGATATACAGCAGAATTATCCCTTTGAGGTAAAGGTAATGCCTGTTCCAAAGGGCATTACCAACGGGCAGACCGTTGAAATACGGATTACGATACAGCGAAGCGGGGACTTCAAAGATGCCAATTACTTTATCTGTTATTTCCAATATGACGGGCAGGGTACATTACGGTATTACAATGATGCGCCGTACATGCCTAACGACCTGTACCCACTACCTCAAACACAATTCAGGTTATATTATACCTCGCAGTCCACCGTATCGCAGTCATTTGATATATGGATTTCAGACAACTTCGGTAATGAGCAGCAAGTGAGCTTTGAGTTTAACAGTAGCGATTAA
- a CDS encoding DUF4141 domain-containing protein, which produces MKRTMLLVCTAIMLAVAPSAKAQFVVTDPGNLISGILNSANEIVQTSSTVSNVIKNFEQVKKVYEQGKEYYDKLKAVNNLVKDARKVQQTVILVGDVSEMYVKNFGKMMNDPNFTPQELSAIANGYSILLNESTALLKELKQIVTENGLSLNDKERMDIIDKVYKEVKDYHNLVRYYTNKNISVSILRAKKQNNTKRVLELYGTDEQKYW; this is translated from the coding sequence ATGAAAAGAACAATGTTACTGGTGTGTACGGCAATTATGCTTGCCGTTGCACCATCCGCTAAAGCGCAGTTTGTAGTAACCGACCCCGGAAACCTTATTTCCGGCATCCTCAACAGCGCAAACGAAATCGTGCAAACGTCCTCCACCGTATCGAACGTGATTAAAAACTTCGAGCAGGTGAAGAAAGTGTATGAGCAGGGCAAGGAATATTACGATAAGCTGAAAGCCGTAAACAATTTGGTGAAAGATGCCCGCAAAGTGCAGCAAACCGTAATCCTGGTTGGGGACGTGTCTGAAATGTACGTGAAGAATTTCGGCAAGATGATGAACGACCCAAATTTCACTCCGCAGGAATTGTCGGCAATCGCCAATGGTTATTCCATCTTACTGAACGAAAGCACAGCGCTGCTAAAAGAACTGAAACAGATAGTTACCGAAAACGGGCTTTCTCTCAATGACAAAGAGCGCATGGACATCATAGACAAGGTGTATAAAGAGGTTAAGGACTACCACAACCTCGTGCGCTACTACACTAACAAAAATATCTCCGTAAGCATTTTGAGGGCTAAGAAACAGAACAACACCAAAAGGGTGCTGGAACTGTACGGTACTGATGAACAAAAATACTGGTAA
- the traM gene encoding conjugative transposon protein TraM, with the protein MKDNENKKVSFLVEDDEQKAGTDAPKDGAQNKAEKLKKPIIFALMGVVFFGCMYLIFKPSADKKKVQNIGLNEAVPQATDAGLQPDKQKAYEQEMLEQKMQEKRDGLTSLSDYWNADSAADKKKIEPDEGNEDDYPGGGKPGNSNPALSSYRNAQSALSSFYDNGNNETQELRKQVEELKDQLAEKNVPPPTTVQDQLALMEKSYEMAAKYLPSGAAQPNKLDTTALAKEAPKEHFTAFTPAKKNAVSALYREPTDSAFLASWNETRNRGFYTAGVSEQVVQPKNSIRAVVQETQVVTAESDVKLRLLEPARTPTVVIPPGTTITAKAKFEGSRVQLKVTSIELDGNFITVDITVYGLDGQQGLSVPYSPEMNALTEIASNMSQTSGTSLMMTRSAGQQVAGDLSRGVIQGVSGYFSKKVRTPKVTIKAGQQLFLVSKK; encoded by the coding sequence ATGAAAGATAACGAAAACAAAAAAGTGAGCTTTCTTGTCGAAGACGATGAGCAGAAAGCCGGAACCGATGCACCGAAAGACGGTGCGCAGAACAAAGCCGAAAAGCTAAAGAAGCCTATCATATTCGCCCTTATGGGCGTGGTATTCTTCGGCTGTATGTACCTCATCTTTAAGCCATCAGCCGATAAGAAAAAGGTACAAAATATTGGTTTGAATGAAGCCGTACCGCAGGCTACCGATGCCGGGCTTCAGCCAGATAAGCAAAAGGCTTATGAGCAGGAAATGCTCGAACAGAAAATGCAGGAAAAGCGGGATGGGCTTACATCCCTTTCTGATTACTGGAATGCGGATAGCGCAGCCGATAAAAAGAAGATAGAGCCGGATGAGGGCAACGAAGACGATTACCCCGGAGGCGGTAAGCCAGGGAACAGCAATCCCGCTTTGAGCAGCTACCGTAATGCGCAAAGTGCGTTAAGCTCGTTTTATGACAACGGCAACAATGAAACGCAGGAACTCCGCAAACAGGTTGAAGAACTGAAAGACCAGTTGGCAGAAAAAAATGTACCGCCACCTACTACCGTTCAAGACCAGTTGGCATTGATGGAAAAGTCCTACGAAATGGCGGCTAAATATCTTCCGTCCGGTGCTGCCCAACCCAATAAGCTGGACACAACCGCTTTAGCAAAAGAGGCTCCAAAGGAACACTTTACAGCTTTTACTCCTGCAAAGAAAAATGCCGTATCTGCCCTGTACCGTGAGCCTACGGATAGCGCATTTCTGGCAAGCTGGAACGAAACCCGCAACAGGGGATTTTATACGGCTGGTGTTTCGGAGCAGGTGGTACAGCCTAAAAACAGCATCAGGGCAGTAGTGCAGGAAACGCAGGTGGTAACGGCAGAGAGCGATGTAAAACTTAGGTTGCTCGAACCTGCCCGTACTCCCACTGTGGTTATTCCTCCGGGAACTACAATAACAGCCAAAGCCAAATTTGAGGGCAGCCGTGTACAGCTTAAAGTAACTTCTATTGAATTGGACGGCAATTTCATTACTGTGGATATAACAGTATATGGCTTGGATGGTCAGCAAGGGCTTAGTGTGCCTTACTCGCCGGAAATGAATGCGCTTACTGAAATCGCTTCCAACATGAGCCAAACCTCCGGCACATCGCTTATGATGACCCGCTCCGCAGGGCAACAGGTAGCAGGCGACCTTTCCCGTGGCGTGATACAGGGTGTATCGGGTTACTTCTCCAAAAAAGTGAGAACGCCTAAAGTAACCATCAAAGCAGGGCAACAACTGTTTCTTGTTTCAAAAAAATAA